A single region of the Sphingobium sp. EP60837 genome encodes:
- the dapA gene encoding 4-hydroxy-tetrahydrodipicolinate synthase codes for MFSGSIPALVTPFRDGTVDEAAFRALVDWQIEEGSSALVPCGTTGESATMTVEEHNRVVAICVDQAAGRVPVIAGCGSNDTRIALEHMFAAQAAGADAALVVAPYYNKPNQDGVYQHFAYLAERCNLPIVLYNVPSRTITDIGVPVIHRLSEEYQSIVGIKDATGNLGRVTAQRLACRADFCQLSGNDETALGFNAMGGKGCISVTANVAPRLCAEFQAACASGDWNGALALQDRLYPLHDALFSDSSPGPVKYALTRVRSDMPGDIRLPITWPSESSRAAVDRALEIAGLV; via the coding sequence ATGTTTTCCGGGTCCATTCCGGCGCTGGTCACCCCGTTTCGCGACGGGACGGTGGACGAGGCGGCATTTCGCGCCCTCGTGGATTGGCAGATCGAGGAGGGAAGCAGCGCGCTCGTACCCTGCGGCACCACCGGCGAAAGCGCAACCATGACGGTGGAAGAGCATAATCGCGTGGTCGCCATCTGCGTCGATCAGGCGGCGGGCCGGGTGCCGGTGATCGCGGGCTGCGGTTCCAATGACACGCGCATCGCTCTGGAACATATGTTCGCCGCCCAAGCAGCTGGCGCAGACGCCGCGCTGGTCGTCGCGCCTTATTATAACAAGCCGAACCAGGACGGCGTTTATCAGCATTTTGCCTATCTGGCCGAACGCTGCAACCTGCCGATAGTCCTCTACAATGTGCCCAGCCGCACTATCACCGACATCGGCGTTCCGGTGATTCACCGCTTGTCTGAGGAATATCAGTCGATCGTCGGCATCAAGGACGCCACCGGAAATCTGGGGCGGGTCACCGCGCAGCGCCTCGCCTGCCGGGCGGATTTCTGCCAGCTGTCCGGCAATGACGAAACCGCTCTGGGATTCAATGCAATGGGGGGCAAGGGCTGCATCTCCGTCACGGCGAATGTCGCGCCGCGGCTGTGTGCGGAGTTCCAGGCCGCTTGCGCGTCCGGCGATTGGAACGGTGCGCTTGCGCTGCAGGATCGTCTCTACCCCTTGCATGACGCCCTGTTCAGCGATTCTTCACCTGGTCCGGTTAAATATGCGCTCACCCGCGTGCGGTCGGACATGCCCGGTGACATACGTCTGCCGATCACCTGGCCGTCGGAATCGAGCCGCGCGGCGGTTGATCGGGCGCTGGAAATTGCGGGTCTCGTCTAA